GCGACGGTCGGCGTGTAGGCGCTGCGGGCGGTGCTAGGCGTGGCGGGCGGCGtgcaggcgcggcggcggcggcgctgcgggcAGGATGGAGGATGGGCGACTCGCGGGCAAGCAGGAGGGAGGGCGGCTTGTGGGCTATgtcgcgtcactgccgcgccaagatcggtggcacggcagaccctgccacgtcaccggtcaacgCCCCAGTCGTCGCCACATCACCCGTCTCGCCGCGTCactatgcatggcgcggcacaggcttttcaccgcgccatggcaatagacgtggccaaaagtgttagtttaaaaaaaacagtgttagatttaaaattaatttaaaaagtgttaaaaataaaaaagaattctCACATGCATCCTAGGATCAGCGAGTGGGGCCTAGCAATGTAATCGGCTCGAGAAAACCCCAAGCACAGGAGGGCCACATGCATAGGCTCGCTGATTGCCCTGGTTATTTGTTCATACAAATACAATTTTGCATACATTATTATAATTtgttataaatataaatatatacctCATAATACCGAAAATGTCTCCTTAACCAACGCAATTAATGCGTTCTCTCGCTGACATTTGGACCCAGCTGCAACGCCGAGGGTTGTTTTtccttcctcttctccttattatTATTACTGTGCACATGAGTATTGCACAAACAGACTGCATGTGCACTGTGAACCCGTGACGACGATCCGATTCCGAGGAGAGCAGGCAGGGCTGGCAATCACGTCTGTCGTAGGATGGGACTCTGGGAGCAAGATCTGGCCCCGGCAGTAGCTGTCGCCGGAGAGGCAGGCCCAGCTAGCCAGGCCGTTGCGCGCCCGGCGCCCCACGCGCAGGTCAAGGCCGCCAGAGGCCCAGAGCCAGCCACCTCCACCTTCCCCTAAAGCTGTGACGTCATCCACCGCGTGGCGACAGCGACCGTCGacgggcaggcaggcaggcggagGAAAACGTCCAGGTTTTCACACCGGGGCGCCGTGCCCGGTGCATGCGTGCGATCGGGCAGTTTTCGCGCCGCCGGCTGGGTGCATCCCCAGTCCCCACCGACCCCGAGGACGGACGCGGTTGCCCCACCGGGTTTCGCTGCACCAAGCATCGTTGCGTCCGACGGAACGCAAGCGGGCCATGGATCCATCCATCGATTCCACTTCCCAATTTCCATCGGGGCCAAGCAAAATCACAGGCCCTCCGCTCGCTTGCTCTAGCACAGCAGAGACCGGCCACTGATCGATGCTGCCGCTGCGAGATGCCTGTCCAAGTTTGTTTGTATACACACGTCCATTGTTCCTGCGCGACAACTGACGAGGCCCCAGGCCTGTTGGCCGATTTCGGAAGGGGGACCGTGTACACATGATGTTCATGCATCATCTCGTCACCTGATGGGTACTAGTAGTAGTGATCACTGGTCAGATCGATCAACAGCTCCCGTCTACGACGACGTCTAATCACGCCACGCGCACGCACGGGATGGATCCGATCCATCAGCTTGCATTGCCCAACGACACTGCAGTGCAAATGATGGGGAATTAATTCAGGTCTCATTAGTCCAAAAGTAACTAGGTACGTACTAGTATATTATCACCGCGTTCGTATACAATTCACATCGTGTCACTCCAGAGAAGAAGGGGAACTGGATTCATTACATTGATTGAAGGAGTACATTTACAAAGAGGGGGTAATTACAGCGATATGATTAGGCAGCTCGCTCATCACTCAACGACTCCTATACTGCTAGCTAATGATACCTCAGCACACAATCAGACGGTAATGATAACCATCAATCAATCAACAACATGCTTCATTTCTGCTCATCACTCAACGACTCCTATACTGCTAGCTAATCAGCTGATGGATGGCGACTATGTACACATACTTCTATCGACCAAACACTAGACgcggttacgacaacactgctgcTGTTCTAGCTAATCAGTATAGCTCTAGCTAGGCTACACATATATATCTAGCTACCTAGCTAGCTAATGAAGATTAGCCAACCAATCACCACCAACCTGGAGCTACATACGAGAGGCCGCCGCCGGCGAGGTCTGGACATCTTGATCAGACCTCGTCCATGCCAAATCGGCGCTACCGGCCTTCCATTCCTCCATTCCcctatgacgacgacgacgaccatgACTGCATCCATGTCGCAGGCCGGCTGATGATGCACTCCAACTCAAACCTCAACAACTGTAATAAGTTAATAAAATCAACCAACTAATCGATCCGGCAGCCGCCGCGGCGTCAACCGATCGAACCAAATAAATCACACTAGTACTAGTATTACTCCGGCCGGCGGGCAGATCGGAGCCTAGCTAGAACTAGAACATCCACATGTTGGAGTAGTCCGTGAAGCCGTCCAGCTGGAGGAGGTCGTCCACATGGAACATGTCGGCGCCCGCCTCGCCGCCGCGGGACGGGCTCGTCAGCAGCGTCGCCGGCGCTTCCGCCTTGCAGTGCCTCCGTATGGCCTGCTGCGGCTCCCCGGCCTGCTGCTGGTACGAGTACGAGTACAACCCGCCGCCCACGGGGTTGTTGCTCGCCGCCGGCAGCTGCGGCTGCGGCTCTGCCTTGAGGACTTGGTACCCACCGCTGTCGCTCGTGCCCGCCGCGGCGAACGAGGAGCTGGAAGCCCCGCCGCCGGCGACCTTGTTGAAGTCGACGATGAGGCCGGATTCGGCGTACGGAGAGTCGATGAGCGGCGGCAGGTCGGCGTTGTCGAACACCAGGTCGTCGAGGAAGGCCAGCGAGTCGCTGCGCTCCATGCCGCCGCCGACGGCTTGCAGCGGCGCCATTTTCCCAGCCTTGGCCGCCAAGTCTTTGTTGAACACCTTACACACAGCCCATTCGTCCTGCACGCAACGCAAACACAAGACAACACAGCACGTTGAAAACAACCTCCAGGGACAGCCGGGAAGGGTGTAAAGAAAGGGGATGAGGAGAAGAGAGGGGGAAAAAAAACGAGATCTTGACATGTGAGCGCGCGGCCGCCGCGTGGTCCGCCAGCCGCCCGGCCACGACGAGCACGAGGCTGGGCGGCAGCTCATCATTTGGATCATGATGAGCTAGCTAGCAAGGCGATATCATccatcgagaaaaaaaaaacgagAGGATCTTTTGCGTGCGTACACACTACACACCTTGGCACCGCGGCGGAGGTTGGACGGCAGGCTTCCTTCGAGGCGGTACTCGTGCATCACCCAGGGAGTCTTGCCGCC
Above is a genomic segment from Miscanthus floridulus cultivar M001 chromosome 3, ASM1932011v1, whole genome shotgun sequence containing:
- the LOC136547599 gene encoding NAC domain-containing protein 46-like, encoding MASEVSSETNQNQGGEEETRLELPPGFRFHPTDEEVVSHYLTHKALNSSFSCLVIADVDLNKIEPWDLPSKAKMGEKEWYFFCHKDRKYPTGMRTNRATASGYWKATGKDKEIFRSHRVLVGMKKTLVFYTGRAPHGGKTPWVMHEYRLEGSLPSNLRRGAKDEWAVCKVFNKDLAAKAGKMAPLQAVGGGMERSDSLAFLDDLVFDNADLPPLIDSPYAESGLIVDFNKVAGGGASSSSFAAAGTSDSGGYQVLKAEPQPQLPAASNNPVGGGLYSYSYQQQAGEPQQAIRRHCKAEAPATLLTSPSRGGEAGADMFHVDDLLQLDGFTDYSNMWMF